The following coding sequences are from one Loxodonta africana isolate mLoxAfr1 chromosome 18, mLoxAfr1.hap2, whole genome shotgun sequence window:
- the LOC104845446 gene encoding LOW QUALITY PROTEIN: polyunsaturated fatty acid lipoxygenase ALOX15-like (The sequence of the model RefSeq protein was modified relative to this genomic sequence to represent the inferred CDS: inserted 1 base in 1 codon) — MDPTSLPRNEAIAEANLRQGPEHGGGRITYHTLYPLPLSEPAFWDLGLSSGLWRRGLGPWYLPPPLLRPQKPPKGFGPWSTGTSLCAGSNNLVQLWLVGQHREAAVGKRLRPRRGKEEEFKVDLREYLEPLLFVKLRKGRXLQDDAWFCNWISAQGPGDSGDQFRFSCYRWVQGDGVLNLPEGHWKKSRVQGLRREVAWRPGGVIPAGTSQRRAGVQVQGWERLSGEASLPAPSSPSPGRTLIVPHLQYTMEINVWARNGLVSDMGISDQVVSTGGGGHVELLKQAGAFVTYSSFCTPGDLADQGLLEVKSCYYAQDALRLWEITFRYVEGIVNLHFKTDVAVKEDLELQTWCREITEIGLQGAQDRGFPISLQSRDQLCHFVTMCIFTCTDQHSSIHLDQLDWYSWIPNAPCRMRLPPPTTKDAMLKTVTATLPNFYQDSLQMSITWQLGRSQPIMVAVGQHKEENFSGPEYKAVLETFREELAILDKEIEIQNAKLDMPYGYLRPSLVENSVAI; from the exons ATGGACCCTACTTCCCTCCCACGGAATGAGGCAATTGCTGAAGCCAACCTGAGACAGGGGCCAGAGCatggagggggcag GATAACCTACCACACCCTCTACCCTCTACCTCTGTCAGAACCCGCGTTCTGGGACTTGGGGCTGAGCTCTGGACTGTGGAGGCGGGGTCTCGGGCCCTGGTATTTGCCACCTCCACTGCTTCGCCCTCAGAAGCCTCCAAAAGGCTTTGGGCCTTGGTCCACCGGGACCTCGCTCTGCGCCGGTTCCAATAATCTCGTGCAGCTGTGGCTGGTGGGCCAGCACCGGGAGGCGGCAGTCGGGAAGCGCCTGCGGCCGAGGCGGGGTAAG GAGGAGGAATTCAAAGTGGACCTGCGGGAGTACTTGGAGCCACTGCTGTTTGTGAAACTGCGCAAAGGGC CCCTTCAGGACGACGCCTGGTTTTGCAACTGGATCTCGGCGCAGGGCCCCGGGGACAGCGGGGACCAGTTCAGGTTCTCTTGTTACCGTTGGGTGCAGGGCGATGGCGTCCTGAACCTGCCCGAAGGGCACTG GAAAAAGAGCAGGGTGCAGGGGCTGCGCAGAGAGGTGGCATGGAGGCCAGGAGGGGTGATCCCGGCAGGCACCAGCCAGAGGCGGGCTGGGGTGCAGGTGCAGGGATGGGAGAGGCTCTCAGGAGAAGCCTCGTTGCCCGCACCCTCCTCCCCGTCTCCAGGCCGCACg CTTATCGTTCCCCACCTGCAATACACCATGGAAATTAATGTCTGGGCCAGGAATGGGCTGGTCTCTGACATGGGAATTTCTGACCAG GTGGTGAGCACAGGTGGAGGAGGCCACGTGGAGCTGCTTAAGCAAGCTGGAGCCTTTGTAACCTATAGCTCGTTTTGTACCCCTGGTGACCTGGCTGACCAGGGGCTCCTGGAAGTCAAGTCTTGCTACTATGCCCAAGATGCACTGCGGCTCTGGGAAATCACCTTTCG GTATGTGGAGGGCATTGTGAATCTCCATTTTAAGACAGACGTGGCTGTGAAAGAGGACCTTGAGCTGCAGACCTGGTGTCGAGAGATCACTGAAATTGGGCTGCAAGGGGCCCAGGACCGAG GCTTTCCCATCTCCTTACAGTCCCGTGACCAGCTTTGCCACTTTGTCACTATGTGCATCTTTACCTGCACTGACCAGCACTCCTCCATCCATCTGGACCAG CTGGATTGGTACTCTTGGATCCCCAATGCACCTTGCAGGATGCGGCTGCCCCCACCCACCACCAAGGATGCAATGCTGAAGACGGTGACGGCAACACTGCCCAACTTTTACCAGGATTCTCTCCAGATGTCCATCACTTGGCAACTGGGTAGAAGCCAGCCTATTATG GTGGCTGTGGGCCAGCACAAGGAGGAGAATTTCTCAGGTCCTGAGTACAAGGCTGTGCTGGAAACCTTTAGGGAGGAGCTGGCTATCTTGGACAAGGAAATTGAGATCCAGAATGCAAAACTGGACATGCCCTATGGGTACCTGCGGCCCAGTCtggtggaaaacagtgtggccaTATGA